The window TTCAATGGGAGAGAAAGCAGGATTAAACGAGTCGGCTCTGTGGAGCATTTCGTTGCCTTCCGGAAACGTCCGGCGAATTGGCGATCTCTTCGCCGATGCCGCCGCGTTCGCTCCAGACGGTCAGAAGATCGCCATTGGCTGGAACCGCGCGCTGTACGTGGTAAACAGCGATGGCACCGACCAAAGAAAGATTGCTCAATTGTCTGGAACCGCATCGTCCATTCGATGGTCGCCCGATGGAAAGCGATTGCGATTGACCATCATGGACCCGAAGACGCTTCGGTCGTCCCTTTGGGAGTCGCTCAAAGATGGAACGTCTCTGCACGAAATCCTGGGCGAGTGGAACCCGGTTCCCGCCGAATGCTGCGGACGATGGAGCCCCGATGGACGCTGGTATGTTTTCCAATCTACCCGAGATGGCAGGACGGATTTATGGGCGCTTCCTGAGTCTTCGGGCCTGATCGACCGCAAGTCACAGGAGCCCATTCAGTTGACGGCAGGACCAATCAACTCTCTCGCGCCGGAAGTAAGCTCCGACGGACGCAAGCTATACATGATCGGTCAGCAGCTCCGCGGAGAGTTGAACAGGTACGACGCCAGGTTGAAGGAGTTCGTTCCGTACCTCAATGGCGTATCGGCCGAATTTATTGACTTCTCACGAAACGGAAAGTGGATAGCCTATGTCAGTTTTCCGGACCATCTGCTCTGGCGCTGCAACGCAAGAGCCATGCCCCGAGTACTTGGCGATAGCCGATTTAAGGTCTGGCACACTGGCTCCCACGGGAGCGTCAGGTTCGGGTTGTATTGACAGCACAGTCGGACTTCTGCATCGGGATGAGCTACTGGGAACGCGGCGGCTAAGCAGTACCTATCGCGAGAGCTCTCTTGGGCCCGCTCTGCAACTACTGGTAGAGAACGTTGACGACTCCGGTGCTGCTGAGTCGATACCCCTTACGCCCAAGCTGAACTCTAGAGATTCCACGAAGGATCGTTTTGATCCTATCTGGCGCACACCTACCGAAGTCGTATACCTATCGGGATCGGAGCAATGATGAGACCTCTATCGATGAAGTGCATGCTCACAAGTTTGTATCTAGCATTAGTCGCCTCATGTTTGCAGGGTCAGACAAAGCCAATGAGCATGACATCGCTTCTAGTTCATGCCTGGGTACCGTCCGCGACCGGCACGACTTGCCCATTAAGCAGCACATGGCCCGGCTTGACCCGGCCGTTACCACCGCGAGCGGCAGGTGATCGTTTCCACTTCCCCTCCGCGTCCTTATATCTGACCATCAAGGTCACTACCTTGGTATCCATTTGGGAATTATATGGCCTTTTGCGCGACAACCGCACGACAACGAAACCATACTATGCGTATTTACTAGGGTTTTTGGTGCTACATTCCAGAATCCCACTCTCTCCGCCATTTTTCATATTAACTTATTGATTTTATTTAACTTATAGTGACTGTCGAGGGTCGAATCACCCTTGTTATTCCTTGTGAAATCTGACTAGACCTCTCCGACGCTATCCCCTCATCTGTTCAATCGCAAAAGCTAGACTTTCCACCCGCATCTTGCCTTCCCTCTTTGCGACAGCTAGACAACGGCAGCGGAGAGTAGTCGTTTGCCAATCGGAGGCTGACGTCCTTGGTTTTTCGAGTGGAAGAAGGTGAATGGGAAGCCTGGACCGAAATACAAGATTTCCGTTCCTGGCTGTGACCTATTCGGCTTCGCTGGATTGTGAGGAAACTGGACTAATCCCAAGACGAACCAGTGGGAAAAGACGTTCTCGATACTCACGACTACGCCCAACACTGCAATGCGGCCATTCCACAACCGCCAGCCGGGTCATCCTAGAGCCTAGTGAGTACGAGGAGTGGTTGACGCCTACTGAGCGGCCTCCGGTCCATCTGTTGCGTATCCTGCCGGAAGAGAAGATCCACATTGCGCCTGTAGCGGCA is drawn from Acidicapsa acidisoli and contains these coding sequences:
- a CDS encoding winged helix-turn-helix domain-containing protein → MGVYLNSSVLQFGEFELDLRNHRLRRSGSELKLERIPMELLILLASRPGELVRREEIIQELWGDEINVDTENAINTAVRKIRQVLGDDSSSPRFVQTISKRGYRFLAEPTRPAVPPQTPASISKAVRWKTIRWTLLAAIAALLGVGLVVWSIRHSRQVLRVSNYMAITHDGLPKQGPLLSDGVRIYFVSGSMNHRSISQISVHGGESSTLVSALQSPRLMDISSNGSELLAASFGPDPGASMGEKAGLNESALWSISLPSGNVRRIGDLFADAAAFAPDGQKIAIGWNRALYVVNSDGTDQRKIAQLSGTASSIRWSPDGKRLRLTIMDPKTLRSSLWESLKDGTSLHEILGEWNPVPAECCGRWSPDGRWYVFQSTRDGRTDLWALPESSGLIDRKSQEPIQLTAGPINSLAPEVSSDGRKLYMIGQQLRGELNRYDARLKEFVPYLNGVSAEFIDFSRNGKWIAYVSFPDHLLWRCNARAMPRVLGDSRFKVWHTGSHGSVRFGLY